The following proteins come from a genomic window of Bacteroidales bacterium:
- a CDS encoding DUF1566 domain-containing protein, with product MKKFTLLSGLLILATLVLAQAPQAFKYQAVARNSSGEPLENQAISVQISILAGNPSGMVVYSERHLSATNSLGLFDLEIGNPDEVVSGTFAEINWAADSYFLKLELDETGGLNYQLMGVSQLLSVPYALFSENTANNDDADADPANELQTITKDGQTVMLSNGGGSFIDETEDADADPTNELQNLTQNGLEVALSQGGGTVSVADNDNEPANELQQVTRVGNEVTLSQNGGTFTVDDADANPTNELQSLANTKNGNLVSLEITGGTGTTLDVSDDDSDPVNELQTLTHNGLEVTLSQGGGTINVADNDNDAANELQQVSRVGSDVTLSINGGSFSVNDADANPANELQSISKAGNIISLSQNGGSVIDDNTTYQAGSGLTLNGTTFNSVWTENSGNISNNNSGKVGIGTTDPAPSAVLEVSSTTNGVLLPRLTYDQQNAIANPAEGLMIFCLDCGNNGSLSVYSNGAWRTFTECDVPETMPMQNTVTPGKVIWKWEAVPGASGYRWGISTNYGATFDMGMETSKTEAGIECDTNYIRYVWVYNNCGLSEKTILSQTISGNFPLSPAEGIHDPAQTSIVWNWDTVNDATGYKWNTIDDFETAIDLGINNTNTETGLNAGTFYVRYVWAYNGCGTSEATAISSQTLTFAIGQNYGGGIIFYLDETQFHGLVAANTDQSSGISWGCNNTNIPGTSTDIGKGDENTILIVSGCIENGAARLCNDLELNGYSDWFLPSKDELNQMYIQRLVIGGFNVSAQSGYWSSSQYGSQSNAAWMQYFNTGTQSGAYSKSNLTSVRAIRAF from the coding sequence ATGAAAAAATTTACTCTGCTCTCCGGGTTGCTGATTCTTGCAACCCTTGTCCTCGCACAGGCGCCGCAAGCCTTTAAATACCAGGCGGTAGCGCGAAATTCCAGCGGTGAACCGCTGGAAAATCAGGCAATCTCGGTACAGATTTCCATCCTTGCCGGAAATCCTTCCGGAATGGTGGTTTACAGCGAAAGACATCTGTCAGCCACTAACAGCCTTGGTCTATTCGACCTTGAAATCGGCAACCCGGATGAGGTTGTATCGGGAACTTTTGCAGAAATTAACTGGGCCGCTGATTCTTATTTCCTGAAACTGGAGTTGGATGAAACCGGTGGTTTAAATTACCAGTTAATGGGGGTTTCACAACTGCTTTCGGTACCTTATGCCCTGTTTTCGGAAAATACCGCAAACAATGACGATGCCGATGCCGACCCGGCCAACGAGTTGCAAACCATAACCAAAGACGGGCAAACCGTAATGCTTTCCAATGGCGGCGGTTCTTTTATTGATGAAACCGAAGATGCCGATGCCGACCCAACAAACGAATTGCAAAACCTGACTCAAAACGGACTTGAAGTTGCTCTTTCGCAAGGTGGCGGAACCGTTTCGGTTGCCGACAACGACAATGAACCTGCCAACGAACTCCAACAGGTAACAAGAGTTGGAAATGAGGTAACCTTATCGCAAAACGGCGGAACTTTTACTGTCGATGATGCCGATGCCAATCCCACCAACGAACTCCAAAGCCTGGCCAACACCAAAAACGGTAACCTGGTATCGCTCGAAATAACAGGCGGGACGGGTACAACCCTCGATGTTTCAGATGATGATTCCGATCCGGTAAACGAATTGCAAACCCTTACCCATAATGGGTTGGAAGTAACTTTATCGCAGGGCGGCGGAACCATTAATGTGGCTGATAACGACAATGATGCTGCCAATGAACTTCAGCAAGTGAGCAGGGTCGGAAGTGATGTAACACTTTCCATAAACGGCGGTTCCTTTTCAGTTAATGATGCCGATGCCAACCCAGCTAACGAATTACAGTCGATATCCAAGGCAGGCAACATTATATCGCTTTCCCAGAACGGAGGATCGGTTATTGATGACAACACCACTTATCAGGCCGGTTCCGGACTGACTCTCAATGGTACTACCTTTAATTCTGTCTGGACAGAGAACAGTGGTAATATATCAAACAACAACAGTGGGAAAGTTGGTATTGGAACCACCGATCCTGCTCCATCTGCTGTTCTTGAAGTTTCAAGCACCACCAACGGGGTGCTGCTGCCTCGTTTAACTTATGATCAGCAAAATGCAATTGCAAATCCTGCTGAAGGACTTATGATATTTTGCCTTGATTGCGGAAACAATGGATCTTTAAGTGTGTATTCTAATGGTGCCTGGAGGACTTTTACTGAATGTGATGTACCTGAAACTATGCCAATGCAGAATACAGTTACTCCTGGGAAGGTCATTTGGAAATGGGAGGCAGTTCCGGGGGCTTCCGGTTACCGGTGGGGCATATCAACGAACTATGGAGCAACATTTGATATGGGAATGGAAACATCAAAAACTGAGGCAGGAATTGAATGTGACACCAATTATATTCGATATGTATGGGTTTACAATAACTGTGGTTTATCTGAAAAAACCATTTTGTCCCAGACAATTTCAGGTAATTTTCCTTTATCACCTGCGGAAGGAATTCACGATCCGGCACAAACCTCTATTGTCTGGAACTGGGATACTGTTAACGATGCAACCGGATATAAATGGAACACTATAGATGACTTTGAAACTGCGATTGATTTGGGTATCAACAATACAAATACAGAAACAGGACTTAACGCAGGAACATTCTATGTAAGATATGTCTGGGCTTATAATGGCTGTGGTACCTCTGAGGCAACCGCAATTTCAAGTCAAACACTAACTTTTGCAATCGGTCAAAATTATGGTGGTGGAATAATTTTCTATCTCGATGAGACTCAATTTCACGGCTTAGTGGCTGCTAATACTGATCAAAGCAGTGGAATTTCATGGGGATGTAACAATACAAATATTCCTGGTACTTCAACTGATATTGGTAAAGGAGATGAAAACACAATATTAATAGTAAGTGGATGCATCGAAAATGGCGCAGCTCGTCTCTGTAATGATTTGGAGTTAAATGGATACAGCGACTGGTTTCTACCTTCAAAAGACGAACTCAACCAAATGTACATTCAAAGGTTAGTTATTGGAGGTTTTAATGTTTCAGCGCAATCTGGTTATTGGAGTTCTTCTCAATATGGTTCACAATCAAACGCTGCATGGATGCAATATTTTAATACTGGAACTCAGTCCGGTGCATATTCTAAGTCGAATTTAACCAGTGTACGTGCAATTCGTGCATTTTAG
- a CDS encoding type II toxin-antitoxin system VapC family toxin produces the protein MGKSYLIDTNAVIDYLNNNLPPQANQLIDSFQPKISIISRLELLSWHGANEKQLEVLAEFINSSMVFLLEETVILKTIEIRKTFRLKLPDAIIAATALVNELILLTRNTKDFKDISALEIVNPHEILANSKRLE, from the coding sequence ATGGGAAAGTCGTATTTGATTGACACCAATGCTGTGATTGATTATTTGAATAATAATCTTCCGCCACAGGCTAATCAATTGATTGATAGTTTTCAACCAAAGATTTCGATAATTTCCAGGTTAGAACTCCTTAGCTGGCATGGTGCAAATGAAAAACAACTTGAAGTACTTGCGGAGTTCATCAATTCATCAATGGTTTTTTTGTTAGAGGAAACCGTCATCCTCAAAACCATCGAAATCAGAAAAACATTCAGGTTAAAATTGCCAGATGCCATTATTGCCGCAACAGCGTTGGTTAATGAACTCATTCTACTAACCCGAAACACAAAAGACTTCAAGGATATTTCAGCGCTTGAAATTGTTAATCCCCATGAGATTTTGGCAAACTCAAAAAGACTTGAATGA
- a CDS encoding T9SS type A sorting domain-containing protein — protein sequence MKKLTYILFVLHFSYLSLSINAQQVIATAGGYYESDNISLNWTLGESVTETFSGGGVILTQGFQQPYNFYIAQLLNIPAGWSGISSYVEPVNKSVEGMFAPYANEFIILSTMNGFYYPAGGVNTIGTWSNATGYQIKTGAAIEMEMVGKKLSNHTIQIEGGWNLIPVLSSCDVATDQLFAGLSGFQIIKEVAGVGLYWPQHGINTLPALQPGKAYWVASGNAGSVEFPACAGNAKAGTPSIKPENRSPWNDLSYTAVSHAIAIPAGALVNSGISQGDIIGVFTTDGICAGRADVMEINSGIALTAFANDETTAAKDGFDAGEPLQFKLWSIAEEKEIQLLPTFDQSLPNADGAFAAHGLSAITGFKASTGVTSQELAQSVQIYPNPSAGVVNITGISDGAEIAVSDARGRVVINTHHSSSGVACIDLSSVPAGVYLVKIQQNGNTIFRKLILQ from the coding sequence ATGAAAAAATTGACCTATATTTTATTTGTTCTACATTTTTCTTATTTATCATTAAGTATTAACGCACAGCAGGTAATCGCCACTGCCGGCGGCTATTACGAAAGCGATAACATCTCCTTAAACTGGACTTTGGGCGAGTCTGTCACAGAAACATTTTCGGGTGGCGGAGTTATCTTAACCCAGGGTTTCCAGCAACCGTACAATTTTTACATTGCGCAGTTGCTCAACATTCCTGCCGGCTGGAGCGGGATTTCAAGCTATGTTGAGCCGGTGAACAAGAGCGTGGAGGGCATGTTTGCACCTTATGCTAATGAGTTTATTATTCTATCCACAATGAACGGGTTTTATTATCCGGCCGGAGGCGTCAACACCATTGGCACCTGGAGCAATGCCACCGGTTACCAGATCAAAACCGGCGCTGCCATCGAAATGGAAATGGTAGGGAAGAAACTCAGCAATCACACCATCCAGATCGAAGGCGGCTGGAACCTTATTCCTGTGCTGTCTTCCTGCGATGTGGCCACGGATCAACTGTTTGCCGGCCTTAGCGGTTTTCAGATCATCAAGGAGGTAGCCGGGGTTGGGTTGTACTGGCCACAGCATGGCATCAATACCTTGCCGGCACTGCAACCGGGAAAAGCTTACTGGGTCGCTTCCGGCAATGCGGGATCGGTGGAGTTTCCGGCTTGTGCAGGAAATGCCAAAGCAGGAACGCCGTCAATAAAACCGGAAAACCGTTCTCCCTGGAATGATCTCAGCTACACGGCTGTTTCCCACGCCATTGCCATTCCGGCAGGCGCACTCGTAAACAGTGGGATCAGTCAGGGTGATATCATTGGTGTTTTCACCACCGATGGAATTTGCGCCGGAAGGGCAGATGTAATGGAAATCAACTCCGGCATTGCCCTAACCGCTTTTGCCAATGATGAAACAACAGCGGCAAAAGACGGATTTGATGCAGGCGAGCCCCTTCAGTTTAAGCTGTGGAGCATTGCGGAAGAAAAAGAAATCCAGTTGCTCCCTACCTTTGATCAAAGTTTACCCAATGCAGATGGCGCTTTTGCAGCACACGGGCTTTCAGCTATCACTGGTTTCAAGGCCTCCACAGGCGTTACGTCTCAGGAATTAGCACAATCCGTTCAGATTTATCCCAATCCATCCGCAGGTGTTGTCAACATCACAGGAATTTCGGATGGCGCTGAGATTGCCGTTTCGGATGCCAGAGGACGGGTTGTTATCAACACGCATCACAGCTCATCAGGCGTTGCCTGCATTGATCTTTCAAGTGTACCGGCCGGTGTTTATCTGGTAAAAATCCAACAGAACGGAAACACGATCTTCAGAAAACTCATTCTGCAATAA